Proteins encoded within one genomic window of Bradyrhizobium sp. CB1717:
- a CDS encoding PDDEXK nuclease domain-containing protein encodes MSKRPSKSLSSRKGAKPTTEIDAQSYSAFVSDLKRKIAEARHRAGLSVNRELILLYWNIGRDILARQDREGWGAKVIDRLADDLGRAFSEMTGLSARNLKYMRAFAEAWPDGGFVQQVVALLPWGHNVRLLDAVKAPEERAWCARQAIEHGWSRNVLIHQIDSNLFARQGSALTNFSRTLPAEQSELAQQILKDPYTFDFLSLGPEMLERDLERGLIEHLRSLILELGKCPTEK; translated from the coding sequence ATGAGCAAGCGACCTTCCAAGTCCCTGTCTTCCCGAAAAGGCGCCAAGCCAACGACCGAAATTGACGCCCAAAGCTATTCGGCGTTCGTCAGCGACCTTAAACGGAAGATTGCGGAGGCGCGGCATCGTGCCGGTCTCTCGGTGAACCGTGAGCTGATCCTGCTCTATTGGAACATTGGACGCGATATCCTCGCGCGGCAGGACCGGGAGGGATGGGGTGCCAAGGTCATCGATCGTTTAGCCGATGACCTTGGCCGAGCCTTCTCTGAGATGACCGGGCTCTCGGCCCGAAACCTGAAGTATATGCGCGCCTTCGCGGAGGCGTGGCCGGATGGCGGATTTGTGCAACAGGTCGTTGCACTTTTGCCTTGGGGCCATAACGTCCGCCTGCTTGATGCAGTCAAGGCGCCCGAGGAGCGCGCTTGGTGCGCCCGCCAAGCGATCGAACACGGATGGAGCCGCAACGTCCTCATCCATCAGATCGATAGCAACCTGTTCGCGCGCCAGGGCAGCGCGCTCACAAATTTCTCGCGAACCCTGCCAGCCGAGCAATCAGAACTCGCCCAGCAGATCCTGAAAGACCCCTACACTTTCGACTTTCTGTCGCTTGGCCCCGAGATGCTCGAGCGCGACCTCGAACGTGGACTGATCGAGCACCTCCGATCGCTGATCCTCGAACTCGGTAAGTGTCCGACCGAAAAATAA
- a CDS encoding IS1182 family transposase, whose amino-acid sequence MMIRAFKRGSCREQTSLLPPRVEDYVDAANPVRAIDAYVANLDLVALGFRHAGGQSGAGQPPYDPADLLKLYLYGYINQIRSSRRLEREAGRNLELIWLLRGLVPGYRTIANFRKENGAALKAANRDFVFLARSLDLLGGELVAIDSAFFRGDASKASITTQRKLAERLKALECDIEAYANALEANDAAEAAQMPSSIDCKDIRDLPTPEKLAALMARRTRTKADLDRLEENGELQLSRTDADARLLTKGGHTVAGYNVQLAVDEKHKLIVASEVVNDGNDSGQLYAMAAAAKAALGVATLTAVADAGYYNGETLKACEADAVTAYVPPAERNQRLAAQGRFGRGDFHYDADTDVYHCPAGERLKPMNGRKQDAAGKLQIRYAARVAACGSCSLRAACLTEKAKLRIVYRWEHEDVVERHLARMRDAGAMMRRRSAVVEHPFGTLKCRAGYRQFLLRGFDKVRGECSLMVLSYNFTRVLSIFGIQGFIASLAK is encoded by the coding sequence ATGATGATTCGTGCATTCAAACGCGGTTCATGCCGCGAGCAGACCAGCCTCCTGCCACCGCGTGTCGAGGACTACGTCGACGCGGCCAACCCGGTGCGGGCAATCGACGCCTACGTTGCGAACCTTGATCTGGTTGCACTTGGTTTTCGACACGCTGGGGGCCAGAGCGGAGCGGGACAGCCGCCATATGATCCGGCAGATCTGCTGAAGCTCTATCTCTACGGCTATATCAATCAGATCCGCTCCTCGCGTCGCCTCGAGCGAGAGGCAGGGCGCAATCTGGAACTAATCTGGCTATTGCGCGGGCTCGTTCCGGGCTATCGAACCATAGCCAATTTCCGTAAGGAGAACGGGGCGGCGTTGAAGGCCGCGAACAGAGACTTCGTCTTTCTGGCGCGCTCGCTCGATCTGCTGGGTGGTGAACTCGTGGCCATCGATAGCGCCTTCTTTCGTGGCGATGCGAGCAAAGCGAGCATCACCACGCAGAGGAAGCTGGCGGAGCGCCTCAAGGCGCTCGAATGCGACATAGAAGCCTATGCAAACGCACTAGAGGCGAACGATGCGGCTGAAGCCGCGCAGATGCCCTCGTCGATCGATTGCAAAGACATACGAGACCTACCGACACCCGAAAAGCTGGCGGCACTGATGGCGAGACGAACCCGCACTAAGGCGGATCTCGATCGTCTGGAGGAGAACGGTGAGCTACAATTGTCGCGCACAGACGCCGACGCTCGCCTCCTGACGAAGGGAGGCCACACGGTTGCCGGATATAATGTGCAGCTCGCTGTCGACGAAAAACACAAGCTGATCGTCGCCAGCGAGGTGGTCAATGACGGCAATGACAGTGGCCAATTATATGCGATGGCAGCGGCGGCCAAGGCGGCACTTGGGGTAGCAACACTAACGGCAGTGGCTGATGCCGGATACTACAACGGTGAGACGTTGAAGGCCTGCGAAGCGGATGCGGTCACTGCCTATGTCCCGCCAGCGGAACGGAATCAGCGCCTCGCTGCACAGGGACGTTTTGGTCGTGGTGATTTCCACTATGACGCCGATACCGATGTCTACCACTGTCCGGCAGGAGAACGGCTCAAGCCGATGAATGGTCGCAAACAGGATGCTGCCGGCAAATTACAGATCCGTTATGCGGCCCGCGTTGCTGCTTGTGGCTCCTGCTCTTTGCGCGCGGCCTGCCTGACGGAAAAGGCGAAGCTGCGGATCGTTTACCGCTGGGAGCATGAGGACGTTGTCGAGCGACATCTGGCCCGGATGCGCGATGCCGGCGCAATGATGCGACGCCGTTCCGCCGTGGTCGAGCACCCCTTCGGCACACTTAAGTGCCGCGCTGGATACCGACAATTCTTGCTGCGTGGCTTTGACAAGGTGCGCGGAGAGTGCAGCCTGATGGTGCTGAGCTATAACTTCACCCGGGTACTAAGCATATTCGGCATTCAGGGGTTCATCGCAAGCCTGGCCAAGTAG